One region of Eubalaena glacialis isolate mEubGla1 chromosome 6, mEubGla1.1.hap2.+ XY, whole genome shotgun sequence genomic DNA includes:
- the LOC133093457 gene encoding acylphosphatase-1-like produces MVSDPGVCPSLAKDGAPRCALKSFCRRIPVSAPLAGVGLLIAFLSTFGCLVRAPGLSMSMAEGDTLISVDYEVFGKVQGVFFPKYTQAEGKKLGLVGWVQNTDQGTVQGQLQGPTSKVRHMQEWLQTRGSPKSHIDRASFNNEKVILKLDYSNFQIVK; encoded by the coding sequence ATGGTCTCAGATCCTGGGGTGTGCCCTTCTCTGGCAAAAGACGGAGCGCCTAGATGTGCCCTCAAGTCATTCTGCCGCAGGATTCCGGTGTCTGCCCCCTTAGCGGGAGTGGGCCTGCTGATAGCCTTTCTTAGCACGTTCGGCTGCCTTGTACGGGCCCCAGGTCTGAGCATGAGTATGGCAGAAGGGGACACCCTGATATCAGTGGATTATGAAGTTTTTGGGAAAGTGCAAGGTGTGTTTTTCCCCAAGTACACTCAGGCTGAGGGTAAAAAGCTTGGATTAGTAGGCTGGGTCCAGAACACTGACCAGGGCACAGTGCAAGGACAATTgcaaggtcccacctccaaagtACGTCATATGCAGGAATGGCTTCAGACAAGAGGAAGTCCCAAATCACACATTGACAGAGCAAGCTTCAACAATGAGAAAGTCATCTTAAAGTTGGATTACTCAAATTTCCAAATTGTTAAATAA